Part of the Mobula hypostoma chromosome 15, sMobHyp1.1, whole genome shotgun sequence genome is shown below.
AGGGGTATATATATACCATCAGACTAGACATAgttaggcatcatccctgatgaaaatggTGGACCTTGTCATTGAAATATCAGTTAAAATCAACACGTAATTGGCTGGAAGCCCAACAAGAGTTTATGCATCAAAAACACTgggaaaacactagatcctttttgtagcagtttattctgcattctgttattgttttaccttgtgttACCTCAATGCCCTGATGtactgaattgatctgtatgagtggtatgtaagacaagctcttcactgtatctAGGCGTATGTGATAATAATAGACCAATTTACACCTGATACACAGTAATCATATACCCAATGGAGCCAATGAGCATATATGTACATTAACAACAAAATAATCCATCTGACCACTTCTTCTTGTTCCCAATCCTGCACTATCAGGATTAGGTCTTGCATGTGCACAAATCTCCGGAATGTTTCTAATTCTGGAAGCGTTCTTTAAGGCAAATTTCCAATAGCCAAACAAAAGAAATACAAATTACCTATAAGTTCCTTATATTACGTACCCTATAAAACATCAAGCCTCAAGATCATTTTAAGGACGTCTACCGTCAGGGAAACATAGCTGAATCATTGGttgataaaaacaataaataaaactaaAGCACAAATATAATGACCTTTTACCTATGAACTTTGTAGTCCTTTGGCACATTGATTTTCATTATCTCAAAAAGATCCTGATCAGCGTCCCTGCAGTGGATAACGAGTGGCTTTTTTAATGCCACCGCAAGTTTCAGCTGCCTCTCAAAGACCTGGCATAAACAAGAATCTAATTATTTATAAGTAATTATTCTCATATTCATTCACCCCTTCCCGCTTACCactccacctccccttccccatcagTCCTAGACTATCAACTTAACACACATGCACAAATTAAGAAAATGCTATTGTGTCAGAAATGCTTTAATATGGCTACTCAGGCAAATGGGAGAAATGTCTTGATGCTATTTGAAGATGGTTTTCTGAGTCATCTTTCGCTGTATTTGAGTGAGTGTGtatattatttatatacacacacatatatttcttattacaattaatatttttatgtactgcactgtactgatgctgcaaaacatcaaatttcatgacataagtcagtgacatttaaacctgattctgattatggtaGTTAATTCTTAAAATTCATGGATTAATGGTGTGAATTTcaagaaaaacaaacatttaATGGCTTTTGAAGGACAGATTTTAGCAAATCTTGTAAGTCAGCAGATAAATTCACTTGTTGATGAGCAAGTTGTCCCACTTGTTTTTCCACTTACCTGTTTTTGCTTAGGGATGTCTGTTGAACACTTATACGAATAGTCCAAACCCATCTCTCCAAAAGCAACGGCTTTTGGGTGTCTCAGTGCTTGGATAATTGTGCCTTCTTGTAAATTTGTGTAGTAACGGGCAAAATGTGGATGACAACCAAAAGCACCCCAGACAAGAGGGTCTTCCAGTAAACTTTCCCATAAGTTTCCACGAACTAGACTGCGAGGGTCACAGAAATCAGTGATACAGCCATGAAACTCAGCTGGAAACGTGCTGTCATAAACTTTCATAAACTTTGCAAAGGTCCCCTTAAAAGATAATTTAGAGTATAAAAAGTCCAGATGGCAATGTGTATCCACAAAGCCTTCCCTCTGGTAATTCAGTCCCCAATTATGGTCCAAACATTCTGAATCTTTAATTGAAGAGCTGAAAGaacccttactaaaatccatgctaTTGCTATGATCAGACTGATGTGGTGAATAACTTAACGACTCAAAAGACAAGTTATTGCAATTAGCAGACGGTGAGCCTTGTAAACATTTTTCTGAAAGCCTTGACAAAGATTCTGTTTCATCATCACTAAGGTTAAGATAACAGCAGTCATCATTAAATCTGCTGGTTGATGAAGGTCGCTGAGGTGTTTGAGGGCTTGACCAATGTTTTGAACCTGGATAGCAGAATGTAGAGTACATGAAAGATGGTTGTGTAATATATTTGGCATTCAATGGTGTACCAGATCTGGAACTTTCCAGGTTAATCACTGGACTGGAATCTTCTTGTGAAAAAGTAGCTATTACAGCAGGATCTTCAACATCAGACCAGTCACTTCCAGCAGATGCATCATCATCAGAGttcagtttctgttttttttaaaaaaaaggaagtgaTGTCATAATTGAGACAAAACCAAGTTCAAAGCAAATAGAAATATGCAGAGAGCTAAGGCAATACATTTGTATTTCAAGAGGTGAATATACGCTATACTTTTTGGGCTTCAAAAAATTAACCACTGAAAACAAAAGATTAGGTCATTATGGGGTTTGCTTTAATATCCCTGCAACTATCTGCTAACTAGTAATTGGAAAATagagaaaatgtctttgaacaactggctcaatgaaaataaagaaaatacatCTTCTACTCATTCACAGGTGACGTTCACAAAATACTAATTTTTTTTGAAAGAGTTAAATaggataaattaaaataaattgaagTGTTGAAAGATCAGTGGACAGAAGTGGCTGGCTTCAGGCAAAATTGAATTTTATCCACTTAACCTGAAAATAAGAACGCCCATCAAATGGTTTTTCATTGACTTTTAACAAAACATTAATTGACAAAATACATATGATGGAAAACATTCTTAAAAGTTAGTTATAAGCAACCAAAATAAATATTGTTGACCCAACTTGTCTGTGTGTATCCATATACCACAAGATTCCAATCCCATGCGCTTAGCCTGTTctaaactttttttttccaacCGCCTATTCAGTTTAATACAAGACAGTCTGCTTCAATCACTCAAACTCTGGTAGCATATTCCACCAGTCTTTCTGTAAAGTCAGTTTCTCACACTTACTTTTCCAAATCTTgtatcctattttttttttgctctcgaCTTAGCCCCTTATCCACCATATACAACATGTTTACCATGTCCAATATCATTTTTAAATACCCATCAGATAGTGTTGAAGTCTCCTAATAGTGgaggatttttttcttttgtatttcctCCCTTAGATAGAGTTCTATTTAATATTTTCTGCATCCTTAGTTTTCCTTCAATATTCTTTATTTGCAAATGAAGTCTTAAGATTTGTATAGATTTATAGCTCACAATTCTTATAATTATACTTTGTCATAAAATTGGTATTCCATTAAAACGTAGAAGGCTTTTGTCTTTTTCACTTGGCATACTGCTTTTAACGTCATTTGAACCCCAACTCATGATAGCTCCCTTCTCATCCAGAGCACTTAGATATTTTTAGTGATGATTACTAAGAAAAGGGAGATAAGCCAAAACTGGATTAGATCAATTGGCATGAAGTGGGGAATTCAAGGAAATGTCAAATAAGTATATCCAAAAATAGATGGACACCCCAAAAGAGTGGAAAAGGTAGTAATTCCTAATTACATTTAAAAGTACCTGGATATACACCTAGGAATGAGGGTCAGTCTGAATAATTTTCTGGCCAGCCTAaagatgatgggccaaatgacctccgGACTGTAAATATCTATAATTCCCTATACTATCTTCCAGTTACTGGCATTAGGCTCAATTTGTAATTATTTTTACCCATTTTATCACTCCTCAAGGTCCAACCCTGTGAGAGGTTGGAAATCTGTAGGGTTGGCCAACAAGGCTCTGATGATGTTGTATAGGCCAAttccctgtacagtggatacaatggattacagaaacagtgatgaactccaaccataccattgacTTCAGAGGACAATGGAAACAGGAGGTCATCGATGTCCTATGCTCCACTCGCAGCTAAGGGCCCAAGTAAGTAAGTACCATTTTATCAATATTATTTCATAACCTCTTGCACTTCATTAGCTAAACATTTGGAATTAAATGTATTGTTGGTGCTTACTTTCATAAAAATGTTTGCTGGTTGAAACCAGATGATGTATGCCAAATAGCAAGAGTTATTTTGTAATACTTTTGTATGAACATTTTCCTGaaatctcagatttttgtataaCTTGTTTTAGAATCAAAAATAACATATGCAAAACAATTGTTCCAATTAGCTCTGAAAAGTATACCTCTATCACTATATAATATTGAGATAAAACAAAGTAGAGGTATGAATACCTTGTAGCCAACGCTCTCACTTTGAGGACAATCACTGCTTCTTTCCTCCACACGTGCCTTAATATTCACAGTTACATCTGTAGATACCAGCTTACGGTCTAGTCTTTCATCCATGTTATTTTCACTGGCCTTTAATCCAACATTCCATTTTTGCTTCACAAAATTATTttcagaatcattttcttgttgTTGATTGCTATATTGAGAAGAGCAAACCACATGAGATGCTTCCCGACAGCTGTTTTCTTCAGTTTTCTTGCATTCTTTCATGAGAGGTTTAGCCGATCCAGCCAATGTCTCTTCCGAACGATCAGTGCTTTTGGTACGGCAATGCCGatatgctttctgaaaatctctaCCAATTGCTTCTGATATTGCTTTAAGGTAGAGAACTTTAGTACCCTGTGGTGGCACTGCCCTCCGAGTCTTTGGCTGAATGATGCTGTTGTCATCTCTGGTCTGGAACGTAGACTGAGAGCTTTGCTTTGTGGAACTACTTAATGCTGCAGATCGACATTTCTCTGCTTCCATATTCTGAAATTTAGcacaaaaaagtaaaataaataacaatgcaaATAACAAAGAGCAAGTTacaggctttttaaaaaaaaaacagggattTTGCTTGTATGCATTCAACCAAACAGAACATCCTTCAGGTATCTTAACATATGTAGTGCAACCTTTGTTTATCATAGTGAGAGTCGTCAGCACTTTTTATGGCTATTCTTTCATAATCCCAAAACTTTCAATTTCTCATGCTAACTAATTTTTTGTGTCTGATGTACGAAAAAGTGTTTTTCAAATGGGACAATGAAACTGTCCAGGCTCCTTGcatatttgaagagaatacactctgataaagcaaacaagaacttggctcccacccccccccgccccatccccAAGAGACTtggtgaaaactttcagaaatggaaaacacttcaaaaatagttaccagcacttcacaacaaaacagtgatgcttcatacaacatttcattgctcatggCATTCTTGTTTGTccaacagatggggcaccatcaatgatGGAATCAATtgtggggttattactttcttaAAAAAGCTGTACCAAACATATTTGCCATTCACTGTGTCATAAACAACCCAAGTGattggctgcacaaatcattaaatacttttATCACAGtgttaaataaaatcaagtcccatgctctcaacTCTCAACCATTTTGAGAGCTTTATATTTAGAATGATGAAAATTTTAATTGTTTGCtttttgcacacagaagtcaTATGGCTGTCAAAAGGAAATTGCCTGAGACTCCTTTTGAgactgtgataaaattcttttaAGGCTTGAGTGCTTCATTCAATAATCAACTTAAtaatattaggcatgacattgcttatttgtcagaattattggCAAAGTTTAATTAtatcaatcttcaattgcaaggaaatgatgtgaatctcaTCAAAGTCAAATCGgtcatctccacatttctgttcaaGTTAACCTCATATAAGTGAAACGCTTAATCAATCTCACAATCTTTTCCAaattctgagttggaagagaaagaaagaataccagatgacgATCTTTAAGAATATTGTGCCCACCTGGGTAAGCTAAATAAAGACATGTTAGAGAGATTTTAGGGTCTTCACTCAATCTAAATTCTAGATTagataataaatccattcctgaacccTTGTAATTtgaaattaacaggaaggatggagaaaGAACTGATCTCGCAACAAAATGAT
Proteins encoded:
- the tatdn2 gene encoding putative deoxyribonuclease TATDN2 isoform X3; amino-acid sequence: MNPYCINLMVAVIRTQHDVQKNLFLKKMTYQNMEAEKCRSAALSSSTKQSSQSTFQTRDDNSIIQPKTRRAVPPQGTKVLYLKAISEAIGRDFQKAYRHCRTKSTDRSEETLAGSAKPLMKECKKTEENSCREASHVVCSSQYSNQQQENDSENNFVKQKWNVGLKASENNMDERLDRKLVSTDVTVNIKARVEERSSDCPQSESVGYKKLNSDDDASAGSDWSDVEDPAVIATFSQEDSSPVINLESSRSGTPLNAKYITQPSFMYSTFCYPGSKHWSSPQTPQRPSSTSRFNDDCCYLNLSDDETESLSRLSEKCLQGSPSANCNNLSFESLSYSPHQSDHSNSMDFSKGSFSSSIKDSECLDHNWGLNYQREGFVDTHCHLDFLYSKLSFKGTFAKFMKVYDSTFPAEFHGCITDFCDPRSLVRGNLWESLLEDPLVWGAFGCHPHFARYYTNLQEGTIIQALRHPKAVAFGEMGLDYSYKCSTDIPKQKQVFERQLKLAVALKKPLVIHCRDADQDLFEIMKINVPKDYKVHRHCFTGSYEVIEPFLREFPNLSVGFTALITYPSAGVTKEAVRKIPMERIVVETDAPYFLPRGVSKGVCIHSHPGLGLYTVKEIARLKAMKLSTVLHALRRNTHGLYGI
- the tatdn2 gene encoding putative deoxyribonuclease TATDN2 isoform X2 translates to MFGDATFTASPLKYRKHTIQLQQDQTDDSSGLGCDHTRKIIQKTGKGQEPVDGRNEQMNVTSNIISSENSDHSRGHSFYDKDTRKMCYPLRKTLFSDKSCHQQSFMSRPVMVEPDKNMEAEKCRSAALSSSTKQSSQSTFQTRDDNSIIQPKTRRAVPPQGTKVLYLKAISEAIGRDFQKAYRHCRTKSTDRSEETLAGSAKPLMKECKKTEENSCREASHVVCSSQYSNQQQENDSENNFVKQKWNVGLKASENNMDERLDRKLVSTDVTVNIKARVEERSSDCPQSESVGYKKLNSDDDASAGSDWSDVEDPAVIATFSQEDSSPVINLESSRSGTPLNAKYITQPSFMYSTFCYPGSKHWSSPQTPQRPSSTSRFNDDCCYLNLSDDETESLSRLSEKCLQGSPSANCNNLSFESLSYSPHQSDHSNSMDFSKGSFSSSIKDSECLDHNWGLNYQREGFVDTHCHLDFLYSKLSFKGTFAKFMKVYDSTFPAEFHGCITDFCDPRSLVRGNLWESLLEDPLVWGAFGCHPHFARYYTNLQEGTIIQALRHPKAVAFGEMGLDYSYKCSTDIPKQKQVFERQLKLAVALKKPLVIHCRDADQDLFEIMKINVPKDYKVHRHCFTGSYEVIEPFLREFPNLSVGFTALITYPSAGVTKEAVRKIPMERIVVETDAPYFLPRGVSKGVCIHSHPGLGLYTVKEIARLKAMKLSTVLHALRRNTHGLYGI
- the tatdn2 gene encoding putative deoxyribonuclease TATDN2 isoform X1, whose product is MDKLAEGWKKGARQDGQKGRGSREGARAGEDSPSEVALRPSCQKQKMFGDATFTASPLKYRKHTIQLQQDQTDDSSGLGCDHTRKIIQKTGKGQEPVDGRNEQMNVTSNIISSENSDHSRGHSFYDKDTRKMCYPLRKTLFSDKSCHQQSFMSRPVMVEPDKNMEAEKCRSAALSSSTKQSSQSTFQTRDDNSIIQPKTRRAVPPQGTKVLYLKAISEAIGRDFQKAYRHCRTKSTDRSEETLAGSAKPLMKECKKTEENSCREASHVVCSSQYSNQQQENDSENNFVKQKWNVGLKASENNMDERLDRKLVSTDVTVNIKARVEERSSDCPQSESVGYKKLNSDDDASAGSDWSDVEDPAVIATFSQEDSSPVINLESSRSGTPLNAKYITQPSFMYSTFCYPGSKHWSSPQTPQRPSSTSRFNDDCCYLNLSDDETESLSRLSEKCLQGSPSANCNNLSFESLSYSPHQSDHSNSMDFSKGSFSSSIKDSECLDHNWGLNYQREGFVDTHCHLDFLYSKLSFKGTFAKFMKVYDSTFPAEFHGCITDFCDPRSLVRGNLWESLLEDPLVWGAFGCHPHFARYYTNLQEGTIIQALRHPKAVAFGEMGLDYSYKCSTDIPKQKQVFERQLKLAVALKKPLVIHCRDADQDLFEIMKINVPKDYKVHRHCFTGSYEVIEPFLREFPNLSVGFTALITYPSAGVTKEAVRKIPMERIVVETDAPYFLPRGVSKGVCIHSHPGLGLYTVKEIARLKAMKLSTVLHALRRNTHGLYGI